A stretch of Arachis hypogaea cultivar Tifrunner chromosome 15, arahy.Tifrunner.gnm2.J5K5, whole genome shotgun sequence DNA encodes these proteins:
- the LOC112748360 gene encoding uncharacterized protein, producing the protein MKCAVGVSSRKFLGFSVHKGGISADEDKIKAIQDMEPPKDIKGLQKLIGKLGYIRRFVPALGELLGPLRPLLKEKNTFKWEQHHQAIMDKIKDVLTSTHTMTSPQPGAPLKVYLAIGEETVSGLIAQESEGKEKPIAYVSRAMKGPEQRYSSPEKHSIEELPDQIPETIEVVYACNKEETWTLMFDGTPSNPQGGAGVVLTDSHGRNLSFMFQLDFSCTNNEAEYEALMLGLKMDQEVSIKKLHVKGDSNLIIQQILGRYDTKERSLALCREQVWRMVKVFDKISFEHVSRIENKHADALATLGSRVTIQNGQHALEHRVAESSAREERMSVGEKTNDWRTPIHEQLRTLNITKEIRGFCLLNGQMFRKNNDGLLMKCVGEEEGKEKAEQLNGATCGEEGPSLY; encoded by the exons ATGAAATGTGCCGTTGGGGTGTCATCTAGAAAGTTCTTGGGATTCAGTGTCCACAAAGGAGGCATTTCAGCTGACGAGGATAAGATTAAAGCTATCCAAGACATGGAACCTCCGAAAGACATCAAGGGACTTCAGAAGTTAATAGGCAAGCTGGGGTACATTCGAAGGTTCGTACCAGCATTAGGGGAGCTCTTAGGACCCTTAAGACCTTTGTTGAAAGAGAAGAACACTTTTAAGTGGGAACAACACCACCAAGCTATAATGGACAAGATCAAGGACGTTCTCACATCCACTCACACCATGACTTCCCCTCAACCTGGTGCACCATTGAAGGTATACTTAGCCATAGGAGAagaaacagttagtgggttaattgcaCAAGAAAGTGAAGGCAAAGAGAAACCCATTGCTTATGTTAGCAGAGCCATGAAAGGGCCAGAACAAAGATACTCCTCACCAGAGAAACATT CGATTGAAGAGTTGCCGGATCAGATTCCGGAAACAATAGAGGTTGTTTATGCTTGCAATAAAGAGGAAACATGGACCCTCATGTTTGATGGAACACCCTCGAACCCTCAAGGAGGGGCAGGAGTCGTCCTTACAGACTCCCATGGAAGAAATCTGTCCTTCATGTTTCAATTGGATTTCTCTTGCACCAACAAtgaggcagaatatgaagcgctAATGCTCGGTCTAAAGATGGATCAAGAAGTTAGTATCAAGAAACTCCATGTCAAAGGAGACTCCAACCTAATAATACAACAGATCCTAGGAAGGTACGACACGAAGGAAAGAAGTCTGGCCTTATGTAGAGAACAAGTGTGGCGCATGGTGAAGGTATTTGATAAGATCTCATTTGAGCATGTATCCCGAATAGAAAACAAGCATGCGGATGCTTTAGCAACATTAGGGAGTAGAGTCACTATTCAAAATGGACAACATGCTTTGGAACATCGGGTAGCTGAAAGTTCTGCCAGAGAAGAAAGGATGTCCGTGGGAGAAAAAACCAATGATTGGCGAACGCCTATACATGAACAGCTCAGAACGCTCAATATCACCAAAGAAATAAGAGGATTTTGCCTCCTCAATGGGCAAATGTTCAGAAAAAACAATGATGGACTCCTCATGAAATGTGTAGGAGAAGaggaagggaaagaaaaagcagaACAACTGAATGGAGCCACTTGCGGAGAAGAGGGCCCCAGTTTGTACTGA